A single region of the Corallococcus caeni genome encodes:
- a CDS encoding DUF418 domain-containing protein, which translates to MTPVSSEASHPSAEARPVDSNERLALLDTLRGFALCGVFISNVMVWFSGRIFLPREQVLTAMNNAPLVDTVVWQVFSTLVAGKFITLFSFFFGLGFAVQMGRAEARGTSITPLYVRRLGVMLVMGLSHLFLIWYGDILSTYAVLGFGLFLFRRRSDRTLLISALLFALGWSVISVVIIKLPQLMADTPEAGAALLKAANEKSAAIKAQTLAAFTNGSWLDAVKATGNFFFRDYFPLLLSILLPVFGRFLLGLLAGRRRIFHDVPQHLGLFRRLLGWGLMAGVIGSGSGLVLQQLMLKKVFTPETLPTWVPFAMAPLRNLGELGFAAVYVSGITLLFQRATWQRALGLLAPVGRMALTNYLSQSIISVLFFYGYGLGFITKLGPAACVAYCLTVFSVQVVWSHLWLSRFRFGPAEWVWRSLTYGKAQPMRRDDALGQRTTAPV; encoded by the coding sequence ATGACCCCAGTCTCCTCCGAGGCCTCGCACCCCAGCGCCGAAGCCCGTCCCGTGGACTCCAACGAGCGACTGGCGCTCCTCGACACGCTGCGCGGCTTCGCCCTGTGCGGCGTGTTCATCTCCAATGTGATGGTGTGGTTCAGCGGCAGGATTTTCCTGCCGCGAGAGCAGGTCCTCACGGCGATGAACAACGCGCCGCTCGTCGACACTGTCGTCTGGCAGGTGTTCTCGACACTGGTAGCAGGGAAGTTCATCACCCTCTTCTCGTTCTTCTTCGGCCTCGGCTTCGCGGTGCAGATGGGCCGCGCCGAGGCACGAGGGACCTCCATCACGCCGCTCTATGTCCGGCGGCTGGGAGTGATGCTGGTGATGGGGCTCTCCCACCTGTTCCTCATCTGGTACGGCGACATCCTCAGCACCTACGCGGTGCTGGGATTCGGCCTGTTCCTGTTCCGGCGTCGCTCGGACCGGACGCTGCTCATCAGCGCCCTGCTGTTCGCCCTGGGGTGGTCCGTCATCAGCGTGGTCATCATCAAGCTCCCGCAGTTGATGGCGGACACGCCGGAGGCTGGCGCGGCCCTCCTCAAGGCGGCCAACGAGAAGTCCGCGGCCATCAAGGCGCAGACGCTGGCGGCCTTCACGAATGGGAGCTGGCTGGACGCGGTGAAGGCGACCGGGAACTTCTTCTTCCGCGACTACTTCCCGCTGCTGCTCTCCATCCTGCTCCCTGTGTTTGGCCGGTTCCTGCTGGGCCTGCTGGCGGGGCGGCGCCGCATCTTCCACGACGTGCCCCAGCACCTGGGGTTGTTCCGCCGGCTGCTCGGGTGGGGGCTCATGGCCGGCGTGATTGGCAGCGGCAGCGGTCTGGTGCTGCAGCAACTCATGCTGAAGAAGGTCTTCACCCCGGAGACGCTGCCGACCTGGGTGCCCTTCGCCATGGCGCCGCTGCGCAACCTGGGCGAACTGGGCTTCGCGGCCGTCTACGTGTCCGGCATCACCCTGCTCTTCCAGCGAGCCACCTGGCAGCGGGCGCTGGGACTGCTCGCGCCGGTGGGGCGCATGGCGCTGACGAACTACCTGTCCCAGTCCATCATCAGCGTGCTGTTCTTCTACGGCTACGGACTGGGCTTCATCACGAAGCTGGGCCCGGCGGCGTGCGTGGCGTACTGCCTGACTGTCTTCTCCGTTCAAGTGGTGTGGAGCCACCTGTGGCTGTCGAGGTTCCGCTTCGGCCCCGCGGAGTGGGTGTGGCGTTCGCTGACGTATGGAAAGGCCCAGCCAATGCGTCGGGATGACGCCTTGGGACAACGCACGACCGCGCCGGTGTAG